Within Azoarcus sp. DD4, the genomic segment AACAACGGCACCTTCGGCAACACCACCTTCAAGGGCTCGAGCAAGTGGCTGTTCGGTGCCCAGATGGAAGTGTGGTTCTGAGTCGGCGCGGCTGAGTCTCCCGGAAGCCGGCGATGCACCGCATCCCGCCCCATGCCTCGCACACGACGGGAGGCCGCGGTCGCGGCCGCTTAGCTCGTCGCCTTGCTGCGAATGCGCCTGGTTGTCGTGGCGGAGGCAGGGGGCGGGCCGTCGCTGTCGCCGACTTCGATGTGCGGCTCGCCCAGCGTGTGGAGCTCGGCCAGCGGCTTGCCGGCCAGCACGCGGACGACCAGGTCGGCGATCGCGCGGCCGGTGGCTTCGCCGGTCGGCTGGGCGACGGCCGTCACCTTGTAGGTGAGCGGGATCTCGGTCGGAATGCCGTCATAGACGATGAGCGACATGCCCTGGCCCGGTTTCCAGCCGGCATCGCCGAGGGCGCGCAGGGCGCCGACGCCGGCGACGTTGTTGTCGATCAGCACGGCGGTCGGCGGCTCGGGCAGCGCGAGCAGCCTGCCCACCGCCTCGTAGCCGCCGACGCGGTTGATCGGCGCCTCGACGACGAACGCAGGCTCGGGTTCGATCCCGGCAGCGCGCAGCGCGCCAACGAAGCCGGCGTGCCGCTGCATGGCGAAGTTGAGTTCCAGCGGCGCGTGGATCAGTGCGATGCGGCGGTGGCCGAGTTGGAGCAGGCGTTCGACCGCCAGCCGGCCGCCCGCCTCGTTGTCGAAGTCGAACCAGGCGTAGGGCAGGGTGCTTTGCGTACGGCCATAGGCGACGAAGGGAAAGTTGCGCTCCTGCAGCAGGCGGATGCGCGGGTCATCCACCCGGGTGCGGGCGACGACCATCGCGTCCACCCGGCGGCCGTCGATGAGGCGGCGGTAGGTGTCGAGTTCGACATCGGGCCTCGACGAATGGATCAGCAGGTCGAGATCGTGTTCGGCGAGCCGTTCGGTCATGCCGGACACCACTTCGCCGAAGCGGATGTCGCCGATGTCGCTGGCGCTGAACGGATAGACGATGCCGATGGCGTTGGCGCGTCCGGTCGCCAGCTGTCGCGCCTGCGAATTGGGTTGGTAACCGAGCTTCTGAGCGGCTTCCACGACGCGCTGGCGGGTGTTCTCGCTGACGTCCGAATAACCGTTGAGTGCGCGGCTGACGGTGGTTTGCGACAGCCCGAGCGACTCGGACAGCATTTTCAGATTCACCTTCATGGGGTCGTCCTTTGCCCGCTCCGGGCGGGGAGCGGTCGTCTGCTAACGAAACACTGAATGGGGCAAGTCTAGCGACTCCGGAAAGTCCGGAGTTCCCCGCAAAAACGAGTTTACATCCAAAGCGCTTCGGATTACGATCCAAACCGCTTTTGTGATTTTATAACAGCATCAAAAAAACTCATTGCCACCACGTCGGACAGGGTTCGGAACACGGTGGCAGATGGCGGAAAACCGCCAGGAGGAGGCCGATCTTGGAAACGAAGTGGTGGCACAAGGCGGTGGTCTATCAGATCTATCCGCGCAGCTTCTGCGATGCCAATGGCGACGGCATCGGCGATCTGGCCGGCATCATCGGCAAGCTCGATTACCTGCAGACCCTCGGTGTGAACGTGATCTGGCTGTCGCCGGTGTTCCGCTCGCCGATGGACGACAACGGCTACGACATCTCCGACTACTGCGACATCGCGCCTGAATTCGGCACGCTGGCCGAGATGGACAGGCTGATCGCCGAGGCGGCGCGGCGCGACATCCGCATCGTCATGGACCTGGTGGTCAATCACACCTCGGACGAGCATCCCTGGTTCGCCGAGGCGCGCAAGGCCAAGGACAACCCCTGGCGCGACTACTACATCTGGCGCGCGCCCCGGGCCGATGGCTCGCCGCCCGACGCGCAGCGCTCCTACTTTGGCGGCAGCGCCTGGGAACTGGATCCGGCTACCGGCGAGTATTACTTCCACCTGTTTTCGAAGCGCCAGCCCGATCTCAACTGGGCCAATCCCGCCGTGCAGAAGGAAGTCCACCGGATGATGAACTGGTGGCTGGGGCGCGGCATCGGCGGCTTCCGCATGGACGTGATCGACCTCATCGGCAAGGAGGTCGACCGCGGCATCACCACCAACGGCCCGCGCCTGCACACGCTGCTGCAGGAGATGAACGCCGCCACCTTCGGCGACCGCGACGTGCTTACCGTGGGTGAAGCCTGGAGTGCCACGCCGGACATCGCCAGGCTCTATTCCGATCCGGCGCGCGGCGAACTCGACATGGTGTTCCAGTTCGAGCACATCACCATCACCTGGGATGCGCAGCACGGCAAATGGAAGCCGCGCCCCTTCGAGCTGACGGAATTCAAGCGGGTGATCGGCAAGTGGCAGGCCGAGCTGGCCGATACCGGCTGGAACTCGCTGTTCTGGAACAACCACGACCTGCCGCGCGCGGTGTCGAAGTACGGCGACCCGGGCCGCTACCGCGTCGAGTCGGCCAAGATGCTGGCGACCGCGCTGCACTTCCTCAAGGGCACGCCCTACATCTACCAGGGCGAGGAAATCGGGATGACCAACGTGCGCTTCGACGACATCGCCGATTACCAGGACATCGAATCGCTCAACCTCTACCGCGAACGCACCGCCGCCGGTGTGCCGCCCGCCGAGATGCTGGCCGGCATCCATGCCAACGGGCGCGATAACGCCCGCACGCCGATGCAGTGGAGCGCGGGCGACAACGCCGGCTTCAGCAGCGGCCAGCCGTGGCTCAAGCTCAATCCCAACCATAGCGAAATCAACGTCGAGGCGGCGCTGGCCGATCCGGATTCGATCTTCCACCACTACCGCCGCCTGGTGGCGCTGCGCAAGGCGCGGCCGACCATGGTGCATGGCGATTACCAGCCCCTGTTCGAGACGCATCCGCAGGTCCTCGCCTACCAGCGCCGGCTGGGCGACGAGGCCATCGTCGTCATCAACAACTTCGGCGCCGAACCGGTCGAGCTCGATCTGCCGGCCGAATTGCGGCAGCGCGCCGGCGAGTGCCTGGTGAGCAACTACGAGCCGGTCGCCCGCCTCGGCGAGCGCCTGGCGCTGCGCCCCTACGAATCCTTCGCCATCGCCTTCGGTGCGACGGCGGCCTGACCCGAGGACATCCCACATGAGCAAACCCGCAACGCAAGCCGTGCAGACACCGTGGTGGAAGGAGGCGGTGGCCTACCAGATCTACCCGCGCAGCTTCATGGACTCCAACGGCGATGGCATCGGCGATCTCAACGGCATCACCGCGCGGCTCGACTACCTCAAGTCGCTCGGCATCGACGTGATCTGGATCTGCCCGATGTACAAGTCGCCCAACGACGACAACGGCTACGACATCGCCGACTACCAGGCCATCATGGACGAGTTCGGCACCATGGCCGACTTCGACCGCCTGCTCGACGCGGTGCACAGCCGCGGCATGCGCCTCATCCTCGACCTGGTGGTCAATCACACCAGCGACGAGCACGCCTGGTTCGTCGAATCGCGCTCGTCCCGCGACAACCCCAAGCGCGACTGGTACGTGTGGCGCGACGGCAAGGGCGCCGAACCGGGCACGCCGGCCGATGCGCCCAACAACTGGGAGAGCATCTTCAAGGGCTCGGCGTGGAAGTACGACGAGGCCACCGGCCAGTACTTCCTGCATCTCTTTTCCACCCGCCAGCCCGACCTCAACTGGGAGAACCCCGAGGTGCGCAGCGCGGTGAACGACATGGTGCGCTGGTGGCTGGACAAGGGCATAGACGGCTTCCGGCTGGACGCGGTGAGCCACATGAAGAAGGTGCCCGGCCTGCCCGACCTGCCCAATCCGCAAGGCCTGGACTACGTGCCGTCGTTCCCGATGCACATGAACGTCGACGGCGTGCTCGGCTACATGGACGACCTCGCGCAGAACAGCTTCCGCCACTACGACATCATGACCGTGGGCGAGGCCAACGGCGTGTCGGCGGAGCAGGC encodes:
- a CDS encoding substrate-binding domain-containing protein, with amino-acid sequence MKVNLKMLSESLGLSQTTVSRALNGYSDVSENTRQRVVEAAQKLGYQPNSQARQLATGRANAIGIVYPFSASDIGDIRFGEVVSGMTERLAEHDLDLLIHSSRPDVELDTYRRLIDGRRVDAMVVARTRVDDPRIRLLQERNFPFVAYGRTQSTLPYAWFDFDNEAGGRLAVERLLQLGHRRIALIHAPLELNFAMQRHAGFVGALRAAGIEPEPAFVVEAPINRVGGYEAVGRLLALPEPPTAVLIDNNVAGVGALRALGDAGWKPGQGMSLIVYDGIPTEIPLTYKVTAVAQPTGEATGRAIADLVVRVLAGKPLAELHTLGEPHIEVGDSDGPPPASATTTRRIRSKATS
- a CDS encoding alpha-glucosidase, encoding METKWWHKAVVYQIYPRSFCDANGDGIGDLAGIIGKLDYLQTLGVNVIWLSPVFRSPMDDNGYDISDYCDIAPEFGTLAEMDRLIAEAARRDIRIVMDLVVNHTSDEHPWFAEARKAKDNPWRDYYIWRAPRADGSPPDAQRSYFGGSAWELDPATGEYYFHLFSKRQPDLNWANPAVQKEVHRMMNWWLGRGIGGFRMDVIDLIGKEVDRGITTNGPRLHTLLQEMNAATFGDRDVLTVGEAWSATPDIARLYSDPARGELDMVFQFEHITITWDAQHGKWKPRPFELTEFKRVIGKWQAELADTGWNSLFWNNHDLPRAVSKYGDPGRYRVESAKMLATALHFLKGTPYIYQGEEIGMTNVRFDDIADYQDIESLNLYRERTAAGVPPAEMLAGIHANGRDNARTPMQWSAGDNAGFSSGQPWLKLNPNHSEINVEAALADPDSIFHHYRRLVALRKARPTMVHGDYQPLFETHPQVLAYQRRLGDEAIVVINNFGAEPVELDLPAELRQRAGECLVSNYEPVARLGERLALRPYESFAIAFGATAA